The Ramlibacter algicola genome segment GGCGACAGCACCTTGCTCAGGCTGCCGCAGTGCGCCAGGTACTCGCGCGAGCCGGGCACGTCCTTCGACAGCGCCAGCAGCGATGGCGGCGGCGGCTCCTGGGTGAAGTACAGGTCGCCATAGGGATCGTCCTCGACGATCAAGGTCTGGTACTTCACGGCCAGTTCCAGCACGCGCTTGCGCCGCTCCAGCGACAGCAGCGCGCCGCTCGGGTTGCCGAAGGTGGGGATCAGGTAGACGAACCTGGGCTTGTGCTCGCGGATCATGGCCTCGAGCCGGTCCACGTCCACGCCGTGCGCGTCGATCGGGCACGACTGCACGTCGGCGCCGTACAGGCGGAAGCACTGGATCGTGGCCAGGAAGGTCGGGCCTTCGACGATCACCTTGTCGCCCTCGCCCACCAGTGTCTTGCCCAGCAGGTCCAGCGCCTGCTGGCTGCCGGTGGTGACGATCAGCTGCTGCGGCTCCAGGCCGTCGACGCCCTTGCTGCGCTCGAACGCGGCCAGTTGCGTGCGCAGCGGCTCGTAGCCTTCGGTGGCGCCGTACTGCAGCGCGCCGCCGGGCTCCTCGGCCAGCGCCTTCTGGCTCGCTTCGCGCAGCCCTTCGACGTCGAACATCGCGCTGTCGGGGAAGCCGCCGGCGAAGCTGATGATGCCGGGCTTGCCCAGCAGCTTGAACAGCTCACGGATGGCACTGGTTTCGACGTTGTCGAGGCGGGGGGCGAAGGTCAGGGGCATGACAGGGTCTGGATACGTTTGGGTGCCATTGTGGCCGCACGCCGGGTTGCCCTTCCAGCGGGGCACCCCCACCTGCCCTCCCTGTCGCCGCCTTCGCACATGGGGCGGCCCGATCATTGCTTGCAAGGACCTGATGCCGCCGAACCTCCACCACCTCATTCGCGAAGCCACGCGCCTCACCCGCGTTGGTGATCTCACCGGCGCCACACGCGCCATTCAGCAAGCGCTCGGAAACGGCGCCACGCCGGCCAACGACGTGATCGACGTCGAGGCCCGGGAGGTGCGCGACCTGGCGCTTCCGGGGAGGGACGCGGTGGATTCCCGCCTTCGCGGGAATGACGAAAGGGGCGGGAACGACGGAGAAGGCGCGAATGACGCGACCGCGCGGCCGCCCACCCCCGAGGCCTTCATCGCGGGCCGGTTCGGCGGCCCCGACCTGCTCGGCCGGGACTACAAGCTCTACATCCCGCCCGATGCCGCGCACCAGCCTCGCCCGTTGGTGCTGATGCTGCACGGGTGCACGCAGGACCCCGACGACTTCGCCCGCGGCACCCGCATGAACGAGCTCGCGCGCGAGGAAGGTGCGTTCGTGCTCTACCCCGCGCAGGCGCAGCGGGCGAATGCGCAGCGCTGCTGGAACTGGTTCAAGCACAGCCACCAGGCGCGCGGCCGCGGCGAGGTGCAGTTGCTGGCCGACATGGTGCGCGACGTGATCGCCTCGCATGCCATCGATGCGTCACGCGTCTATGTGGCGGGGCTGTCGGCTGGCGGTGCGATGGCGGCGAATCTCGTCGCTGCGTTCCCCGAGTTGTTCGCAGCAGTGGGGGTGCATTCCGGCTTGCCGGCCGGGGCGGCGCAGGATCTGCAGTCGGGGTTGGCTGCGATGAAGCAAGGGCCGAGGAACGCAGGGACCGTGCTCGCCGTGCCGGCGATCGTGTTCCATGGCGATGCCGACAACGTCGTGCATCCGGCGAATGGCGATGCGGTGATCAAAGCCGCGTCAGGCAGCGACGCGCTGGTGGCG includes the following:
- a CDS encoding PLP-dependent aminotransferase family protein; amino-acid sequence: MTFAPRLDNVETSAIRELFKLLGKPGIISFAGGFPDSAMFDVEGLREASQKALAEEPGGALQYGATEGYEPLRTQLAAFERSKGVDGLEPQQLIVTTGSQQALDLLGKTLVGEGDKVIVEGPTFLATIQCFRLYGADVQSCPIDAHGVDVDRLEAMIREHKPRFVYLIPTFGNPSGALLSLERRKRVLELAVKYQTLIVEDDPYGDLYFTQEPPPPSLLALSKDVPGSREYLAHCGSLSKVLSPGLRVGWLVAPPELLAKATMCKQFSDAHTSTFAQATAAQYLKSGRMPSTLANVRKVYAERAAAMGEALSRELGDAVTFTQPQGGLFFWARLRGVGGKISDAGEFAKRAIENGVAFVPGAPFFAKDPDRSAFRLSFATADVGKIEEGIVRLARAI
- a CDS encoding alpha/beta hydrolase family esterase is translated as MPPNLHHLIREATRLTRVGDLTGATRAIQQALGNGATPANDVIDVEAREVRDLALPGRDAVDSRLRGNDERGGNDGEGANDATARPPTPEAFIAGRFGGPDLLGRDYKLYIPPDAAHQPRPLVLMLHGCTQDPDDFARGTRMNELAREEGAFVLYPAQAQRANAQRCWNWFKHSHQARGRGEVQLLADMVRDVIASHAIDASRVYVAGLSAGGAMAANLVAAFPELFAAVGVHSGLPAGAAQDLQSGLAAMKQGPRNAGTVLAVPAIVFHGDADNVVHPANGDAVIKAASGSDALVATETGTTKGRRFTRRLHADRDGGRVRAEHWVVHGAGHAWSGGSARGSYADAIGPDASAEMLRFFREHARG